One Hydrogenimonas thermophila genomic window, ATATTGTGCAGTGTAGATTTTGAAGGCATTTTAACTTCATCTTTTTCGAAAATCTCTTTTAACACCGGATTATCTTTATTGTATATCATCCAGCCAAAAATCTCTTTAAATGTAGTATTCCCTTTTAATAGTGCAAATATCACCATAAATAGTACTTCTGCTAGGGGATACTCTACTTTTCCTATATCTACTCTATAGTCTGGTATTGTCATTAGTGATTCAAGCAATGTTTTTGCCTTTGTGTATCGTTTCATAGTTGACTCCTCGTTTTTGAGTCAACTAAAGCAAAAACCTTTCCAAAATTATACATTTAAGAATTATTTAAAATTTCATTGGATTTGGCTGTTCTTCCTGCAGTATAGTTGAATTATTCAGCAATTATAGAGGTGCTGTAAGATACAATATCATCTAAAATTTTAACGACATTAGGTTTTTTAGAGGTAACCTTTGTAATATATGTCGGTTTTTAAGGAGAGGTGAGTGATCATTAGTGTACCTGCAACCAGTGCCAATCTAGGTCCAGGATTTGACTCTTTGGGACTTTCTTTGTCACTGCGAAATCGTGTTCACATTCAGCCCTCCAAATTTTTTAGTGTATCAATTAAGGGAGAAGGGGCAAATAATCCACGCCTAAAAGGCAATAATCTTTTTATTAATATTTTCAATGATCACTACACCCATTTGACAGGAAAACGAGGAGTTTTTAGGTTTAGATTTTATAATCAAATACCATTGTCTCGTGGGCTAGGAAGCTCTTCAGCAGTAATCGTCAGTGCAATTGCATCTGCTTATAGTGCTGCAGGAGTCAACATTAGCAGAAGAAAACTTTTAAATCTAGCTCTACATTATGAGCATCACCCAGACAATATTACTCCTGCAGTAATGGGTGGTTTTAATGTTTCGGTTGTTGAAAATAATAAAGTTTACAGTCAAAGAAAGAGAATTCCAGGATATCTTAAGGCAGTTGTGGTCATTCCAGATAAACCAATCTCAACAGCTCACTCACGAACAACTTTGCCAAGAAGTTATCGTAAAGATGATGCCATATATAATTTAAGTCACTCATCATTGTTAACAGCTTGTTTTTTTAATGAGTCTTGGGAGATGTTAAGAATAGCTGCACGTGATAAATTTCACCAAGTAGCTCGTATGAAAAATCTACCAGAACTGTTTGATGTGCAAAAGCTTGCGATTGAAAACAATGTTTTAATGAGTACTCTTTCAGGTAGTGGATCAACCTTTTTCAATATGGTTTATAAAGAGGATGCCAAGCCTCTTTTGGAAAAATTTCAGGCACGTTTTCCCTCTTTTCGTTGTGCAATTTTCGATTTTGACAACGATGGGGTTCTGTTTAGAGATTAATTTTGGTATAATTTCACGATTATGTCCGATCCGGTTAGAATGTGCATCCATTGCCGCGGCCGCTTCTTGCAGGCTCAGCTTATACGGCTACAGTGTCAAAACAATCAGATACAACCATATCAAGGGTATGGCAGGAGTTTTTATATCTGTCATAGCTGTATCAATGATAAAAAGCTTGCCAAACGGCTTGCAAAGCAGTGCAATAACAAAACATATCTAACAATCGAATTGGGCGAACATATTAAGGAGATGGTAGCGAATGGGTAAAGTAAGAATCCATGAAATAGCGGATGAACTGGGGATTAAAAGCAAAGAAGTTGTAGAGAAGGCCAGGGAGTTGGGACTGGATGTCAAAACAGCTTCAAGCGGTGTCTCTCCGGAAGATGCGCAGAATATTGTCAATTTTGTAATGACAGGAGAGCTTCCAGCATCAGCAGCTCCGAAAAAATCTCCGGCGCCCAAAAAGGAAGAGAGAAAAAAAGATTTGACCGATAAAAAATCTGTTAAAACTGAGAATATAAATAGAACTTCTGAAAGTACTTCAAAAGCCGGAGTAAAAAAAGATAACGATAAAGTTAAAAAAAGCAAACCAGTCTCATCTAAATTTGATAAAAAATCAGAAACAAAAAGTGTAAATAAAGAGAGAAGTCAAGATTCAAAGCCAAAAGGTGATAAAAAATCTACACTTAAAGAGAAATCTTCAGAGTCTAGTTCAGAAAAGAGTGAAAAGAGAGAAACATTAGGACAAGCCTCTGCAAAACGAAGACGTGGAATTTTTATAGTTAAGAAAAAACGTCCTAAAGTAGAACCTATAACTGAAGCACCAGTTATCAAAAAGAGTGAAATTGGTAAAGAGAATCGTGTAATAGCTGCAGTTGATGAAACAATAGCTGCAAAAAAAGCTAAGAAAAAAGCAAAAAAAGCTACACCAGCTCCTAGCTCAAAAGAGACAGGTGTTAAGCTTAATCTTTTAGAAGACAGAGATATTGGCGGAGTAAGTGTAGATTACACTACTGAAGAGATTGTTTTACCAGATTTTAGTGAAGAGCTTCGCATTATGGAAGAACCAAAATCTCCATCGACATTAAAGCCTGAGCTTCCAAAACAAAAACAGCCTGTTGGTCGTCGTGGAGCACAAAACAAGGGAAAACGAAGCGTGAGCAGAACAGTGCCTAAGAAGCGTCAGAAAAAAGTTGAAAAAAATGAGTCAGCACCATCTATAGTAAAAATTCCTGAAGACTGTCGTGTATATGAGTTTGCTGAAAAAGTAAACAGAACAACTGGAGAGGTAATCAAGATTCTCTTTGGTCTTGGTAAGATGGTTACTAAAAATGACTTCCTAGAAAAAGATGAGATAGAGATTCTTGCAGATGAGTTTGGTGTAGAAGTTGAAACTATTAATCCATTGGATGAGCTAGATTATGTATCAATATATGATGCAGTTGAAGATGAATATTTAGAAGAGAGACCTCCTGTTATTACAATAATGGGTCACGTTGACCATGGTAAAACCTCTTTATTAGATAAAATTCGTGAATCAAAAGTTGCTGAACGCGAAGCAGGTGGTATAACTCAGCATGTAGGTGCTTATCAAGTTGAAAAAGATGGAAAAAAGATAACATTTATAGATACACCTGGACATGAAGCATTTACAGAGATGCGTGCTCGTGGTGCACAAGCTACGGATATTGTAATTATTGTTGTTGCCGCTGATGATGGTGTAAAGCCTCAGACAGTAGAAGCATTAAACCATGCAAAAGCTGCTGATGTTCCAATGATCATAGCTATTAACAAAATAGATAAACCTGATGCAAACCCTGATATGGTTAAATCACAGCTTGCAGAGCTTGGATATATGCCAGTTGATTGGGGTGGAGAGTATGAGTTTGTTGAAGTTTCAGCAAAATCAGGGCAGGGGATTGATGACTTGCTTGAAACTATTATTCTTCAAGCAGAGATTATGGAACTTAAAGCAAATCCAAATAGACGTGCCAAAGCAATTGTTATTGAGAGTTCACTAGAAAAAGGTCGTGGACCAGTAGCAACTGTAATTCTTAAAAATGGTACATTACGTGTAGGTGACAATGTTATTTGCGGACGTACATTTGGACGTGTTAGAACAATATTAAATGACCTTGGAAAGCAGGTAAAAGAGCTTGGACCAAGTGATCCTGGAGTAGTTGTTGGTTTGGGAGAAGTTCCTGATGCTGGTGAGATAATGGTTGCTATGGATAGTGACAAGCAGGTGCGTGAATTGGCTCAAAAACGAGCAGAGTATCTGCGTCAAAAAGAGTTAAGCAAGAGTACAAAAGTTACTCTTGATGAGCTTGGAAACCTCATTGCTGAAGGTAAAATCAAGTCACTACCTGTCATTGTAAAAGCGGATGTTCAAGGATCTCTTGAAGCTATTAAAGGAAGTCTTGAAAAACTTAAGAATGAAGAAGTTAAGATAAACATTATCCACTCTGGAGTAGGCGGAATTACTGAAAGTGATGTTTCATTGGCAAATGCAGATGAAAATGCCATCATTTTAGGTTTCAATGTTCGTCCTACTGCTTCAATCAAACAGAAAGCAAAACAGCAAGGTGTTGAGATAAAAACATACTCGATCATTTATGATTTGATTGATGATGTAAAAGCACTTCTAAGCGGCTTGATGAGTCCGGTAATAAGCGAAGAGGGAATAGGACAAGCTGAAGTAAGAGAGACATTTACTGTAGCTAAAGTTGGAACTATTGCTGGATGTATTGTAACTGACGGTGTAATCAGAAGAAATGCAAAAGCAAGACTTATTCGTGACGGTGTTGTAATTTATGATACAAAAATAAGCTCATTGAAGAGATTTAAAGATGATGTCAAAGAGGTTGGTAAAGGTTATGAGTGCGGTATGATGCTTGAAAACTTCAATGACATTAAGGTTGGTGACGTAATAGAAGCTTATGAAGAGAAAGAGGAGAAAGCTACTTTATGACACCAGAAGAGATAAAGCGAAAAAGAGCCAACTCTATTCTGCGTGAACTGATTCCAGAGGCACTCTCTGGGCTTGCTGATGAACAGCTAAGAGGACTAACTGTAACTGAAGTTGTCTGTAGCAAGGGACGCAGTGATGCAGATGTATATTTAGACCCTACCGGAATTGATGAAGATGAACAGCGTGTTATTCTTAAAAAATTAAAAAAAGTAACTCGTGGTCTTGAGGCTTACTGCCTCAAAGCTGAGGGTTGGTACAAATCACCAAAATTTCACTTTAAATTTGATCAGGAGCTTGATCGTGTCAAGCGTATGGATGAGTTGTTTGCAAAAATAGAGAAAGAGTTAAACGGATGAGTGTAGAAACTGAAGTTAAAAAAGTTGTTGAGTCTCATGGCGCAGAACTTTATGATACAGAAGTAGCTAATGAAGATGGACATACAATATATCGTGTCTATATTTTAAAAGAGGGTGGAGTAGATCTTGACCTATGTGCTGACATAAGCAGAGATCTCTCTCCAATGCTTGATGTTTACCCTCCTGTCAGTGGACAATACTATCTTGAAGTAAGCTCTCCAGGAGTTGAGCGAACACTTAAAAAGCCTGAACATTTTGAAAAATCTGTTGGTGAAAAGGTTTATTTGAAATTGAGTTCTGGTGATAAGGTTAAAGGCAAACTTCTTGGTTTTGAAGATGGTGAAGTGATTCTTGAAACTTCTCATGGTAAAGAGCATTTTCCTCTAAATGAGGTTCGCAAAGCCCGTACCTATTTTGAATGGTAGCTTTAAACCACTCCTTTTTTATGCGCCTTGCAATTAGTGAGGCGTGGAAATATCAACTTCTTACATACCCTAATCCTGCAGTTGGTGCTGTTGTTGTTGGCTCTAATGGTGAATTGCTTGCTGTTAATGCACATCAAGAGGCTGGCAAAGCACATGCTGAAGTTTTAGCCATTCGAGATGCTTATGTTAAATCAAGCGGTGATTGTGAGCTTGCTAAATGTGATGATGCTCATATACTCCATAGTGAACTTGCCAAACGAGCAGGAACACTCTTCTTTCAATCAACTATCTATGTTACTCTTGAACCTTGCAGTCATACAGGAAAAACACCTGCTTGTGCTGATTTAATCTCTAAACTTGGATTTAAACGGGTTGTAATTGGTGCTATGGATCCAAATCCAAAAGCGGCAGGTGGTGCTGAGCGTTTAAAGCATAAAGGTATAGAGGTTATTACAGGCATTGAAAGAGAAGCGTGTGAAGTGCTAATAGAGCCTTTTTTAAAGTGGCAAACAGAAAGATTTATTTTTTTAAAATTGGCTCAATCTATGAATGGTGTAATTGACGGTGGCATTATTAGCTGTGAAAGTTCAAGAGTCTGGGTACATAAAGTAAGAGATAAAATAGATCTTTTAGCAATTGGCGGAAATACAGTAAGAGTTGATCGCCCGATACTTGATAGTCGTCTAATTAATGGTAAAGCACCTGATATTGCCATTTTAACTAGCAATCCAGATAGCATAGATAGAACAATCCCTCTTTTTAAAGTACCTAATAGAAAAGTAAATTTCATTAACTCTGTTTCCTCTTTGCCAAAAAGTGGTCTTGTGATGGTTGAAGGTGGTTCTGGGACACTTCAGGCATTACAAAATGAGATAGATTGGATGGTTCTTTTTATTACTCCGTTTGTTAAAGAGGGAAACTGTTATAATGGCATTAAAAATTTTGAGCTTTTGCATCAGACAAAGATTGATCGTGATGCAATGCTGTGGTTGAAGGTGAAAGATGAATAAAGATCAAAAGCAAGAGAAAATTGTCTCAATGTTTGATGAGATTGCATCAACATATGATATGACAAATCGAGTACTAAGTATGGGGATTGACAAATCCTGGAGAAAAAAAGGTTGTGATAAAACACTTGAATTACTTGAGCGTGACAAAGATTTGACAGTGCTTGATGTAGCCTGTGGTACAGGTGACATGTTGCAGTGGTGGAAAGATCGTGGCGAAGCAGCAGGTGTAACTTTTAAGCGTTTTATTGGTGTTGATCCATCAGAGGGAATGCTTGAAGTTGCTAAAGAGAAAGTTGATTACGCTGAATTTATTGTTGCCAAAGCTCAAGATATGCCTGTTGAAGAGAATACCGCAGATATTTTATCTATCAGTTACGGTATTCGTAACGTTGTTGATCGTCAAGAAGCTATTAATGAGTTTTATAGGGTTTTAAAACCGGGTGGTATGGTTGTAATATTGGAGTTTACTAAACGAGATAAAAGCGGACTTAAGGGTAAAATTGTAGATTTTTATATGCACAAAATTTTACCGACAATTGGCGGTTTAGTAAGTAGAAATTATGAAGCGTACCGCTATCTTCCAGATTCAATAGAAGGATTTTTAACAACTGAGATGCTTCAACAAGAGCTTGAAAGTGCCGGCTTTACTATGCAATATACACAAGCTTTCTCAATGGGAATTTCAACTCTTTTAATTGCAAAAAAGTAGATTTATTAAAATGAATAGTACAGTAACTGTCTCTCAGCTTAATGAACAGATTAAGTCATTGCTTGAATCTACCTTTATTCAGATTCGTGTAGAGGGTGAGATTTCACAAGTTACTTACCATACTAGCGGGCATATCTACTTTACTATAAAAGATGAAAAGAGTTCTCTTTCGTGTGTTATGTTCCGCTCCAATGCCAGGAATCTGCGTTTTCGCCTTGAAGCGGGTCAGCATGTAGTACTTAGCGGTGCTATTACTGTTTATGTCCCTCGCGGTAATTATCAAATGTTGGTACAGACTGCTGAGCCTTACGGAGTAGGCTCTCTTTCTATTGCTTTTGAACAACTAAAAAAACAGCTTCAAGCAGAAGGTCTTTTTTCACCTGAAAGAAAAAAACCTATTCCAAAAAGAGTACGACATATTGTTATTGTTACATCAAAAACAGGTGCAGCAATTCAAGATATGATTCGTGTAGCTACAAAGCGCTGGCCTCTTGTTAAAATTACACTTATTGATACATTAGTGCAGGGAGCTGAAGCTGCACAAGAGATTGCACGCCATATTGCTTATGCAGATAGTTTAAAAGCAGATGTGATTATTGTTGGGCGTGGTGGCGGAAGTTTGGAGGATCTTTGGGCTTTTAATGAAGAGGTTGTAGCCCGTGCCATATATGCTTGTAAAACACCTGTGGTTTCTGCTGTCGGTCATGAAGTAGATACAATGATCAGTGATTTTGTAGCCGATATGCGTGCTCCTACTCCAAGCGCTGCTATGGAGCAGATATTGCCGGACAAAATAGAAGTTCTTTATGCACTTGATGAGATGATGCAGCGAATAGAGAGCAGAATGCATCAAATTCTTAACCTTAAACTTCAGCAACTTCAAAGTATGCAAACTCAGCTGGAACAGAATGCCATAAGCAAAAAAATTGATATGCAACTGCAAATAATCAATCAGCTTAAAATACAGCTTAAACAGCAAATGTCTCGCTTTTTAAATCAAAAAAGTGAAACACTTTTACCAATAAAAGAGCAGATTAAATATATTCAAAATAGGGTTTTGGAACATAAAAATAGTCAATTAAGCTCACTTACTTCTCAGTTGTCATCTCTTGATCCAAAGCTAAAAGTTCGTCCAGGGTTTGTTCAGCTTGTTAAAAATGGAGAGGTTGTAGGGTTAAAAAGGCTTAAAAGTGGGGATCAAGTATACCTTCAAGATACAAAGTTTATTGCTCAGGCAACTATAGATTCTATTGAAACAATAGATGGTTGATTCAGTAACACTTTTGTAAAATTTATAACTCTTTTAAAAAAAAATCTGTTTAAGTCAAACTTGTAATGTTGTTTATGGTATAGTGTTTTATCTGTTTTATAAAGAATTTATAGTTCTTTGCAAACAGAAGAGTTTTTTTATTTGGAGAGTAGAATGAATATCTACGTTGGAAATCTGTCTTACAGAATGAGTGATGGTGAACTTAGAGAAGTTTTTAGTGAGTTTGGCGAAGTAAGCAGCGCACGTATTATTAATGATAGAGAAACTGGTCGATCAAAAGGTTTTGGTTTTGTAGAAATGCCAGATGATAATGCAGCGAATGAAGCAATAGAAGCACTCAATGGCAAAGAGGTAAGTGGACGAAATCTTCGTGTAAATGAAGCACGCCCTCGTGAACCACGTCAGCCAAGAGGCGATTTTAACAGATATTAATCTTTAGGTGAAGCAGGCGCTTCACCTGTCAATTCTAAATTAATTGATAACCCATCCTTTAATCTGATTAACAAAAACTTTTGCCGAACTTTCAGCAAAGTTTTCTAAATATTGTTCAAATTTACTCTTCTCTTTCCATCTTGCTTCTTTTACTCCACTAAGTTTTTTTGTTAGTTCTTTAGCCTCTTTAATTGAGCCAATTTCATCAATCAATCCTACATCTTT contains:
- a CDS encoding transposase family protein; its protein translation is MKRYTKAKTLLESLMTIPDYRVDIGKVEYPLAEVLFMVIFALLKGNTTFKEIFGWMIYNKDNPVLKEIFEKDEVKMPSKSTLHN
- the thrB gene encoding homoserine kinase, with product MIISVPATSANLGPGFDSLGLSLSLRNRVHIQPSKFFSVSIKGEGANNPRLKGNNLFINIFNDHYTHLTGKRGVFRFRFYNQIPLSRGLGSSSAVIVSAIASAYSAAGVNISRRKLLNLALHYEHHPDNITPAVMGGFNVSVVENNKVYSQRKRIPGYLKAVVVIPDKPISTAHSRTTLPRSYRKDDAIYNLSHSSLLTACFFNESWEMLRIAARDKFHQVARMKNLPELFDVQKLAIENNVLMSTLSGSGSTFFNMVYKEDAKPLLEKFQARFPSFRCAIFDFDNDGVLFRD
- the ubiE gene encoding bifunctional demethylmenaquinone methyltransferase/2-methoxy-6-polyprenyl-1,4-benzoquinol methylase UbiE is translated as MNKDQKQEKIVSMFDEIASTYDMTNRVLSMGIDKSWRKKGCDKTLELLERDKDLTVLDVACGTGDMLQWWKDRGEAAGVTFKRFIGVDPSEGMLEVAKEKVDYAEFIVAKAQDMPVEENTADILSISYGIRNVVDRQEAINEFYRVLKPGGMVVILEFTKRDKSGLKGKIVDFYMHKILPTIGGLVSRNYEAYRYLPDSIEGFLTTEMLQQELESAGFTMQYTQAFSMGISTLLIAKK
- the xseA gene encoding exodeoxyribonuclease VII large subunit, translating into MNSTVTVSQLNEQIKSLLESTFIQIRVEGEISQVTYHTSGHIYFTIKDEKSSLSCVMFRSNARNLRFRLEAGQHVVLSGAITVYVPRGNYQMLVQTAEPYGVGSLSIAFEQLKKQLQAEGLFSPERKKPIPKRVRHIVIVTSKTGAAIQDMIRVATKRWPLVKITLIDTLVQGAEAAQEIARHIAYADSLKADVIIVGRGGGSLEDLWAFNEEVVARAIYACKTPVVSAVGHEVDTMISDFVADMRAPTPSAAMEQILPDKIEVLYALDEMMQRIESRMHQILNLKLQQLQSMQTQLEQNAISKKIDMQLQIINQLKIQLKQQMSRFLNQKSETLLPIKEQIKYIQNRVLEHKNSQLSSLTSQLSSLDPKLKVRPGFVQLVKNGEVVGLKRLKSGDQVYLQDTKFIAQATIDSIETIDG
- a CDS encoding ribosome maturation factor RimP; amino-acid sequence: MSVETEVKKVVESHGAELYDTEVANEDGHTIYRVYILKEGGVDLDLCADISRDLSPMLDVYPPVSGQYYLEVSSPGVERTLKKPEHFEKSVGEKVYLKLSSGDKVKGKLLGFEDGEVILETSHGKEHFPLNEVRKARTYFEW
- the ribD gene encoding bifunctional diaminohydroxyphosphoribosylaminopyrimidine deaminase/5-amino-6-(5-phosphoribosylamino)uracil reductase RibD, whose protein sequence is MRLAISEAWKYQLLTYPNPAVGAVVVGSNGELLAVNAHQEAGKAHAEVLAIRDAYVKSSGDCELAKCDDAHILHSELAKRAGTLFFQSTIYVTLEPCSHTGKTPACADLISKLGFKRVVIGAMDPNPKAAGGAERLKHKGIEVITGIEREACEVLIEPFLKWQTERFIFLKLAQSMNGVIDGGIISCESSRVWVHKVRDKIDLLAIGGNTVRVDRPILDSRLINGKAPDIAILTSNPDSIDRTIPLFKVPNRKVNFINSVSSLPKSGLVMVEGGSGTLQALQNEIDWMVLFITPFVKEGNCYNGIKNFELLHQTKIDRDAMLWLKVKDE
- a CDS encoding RNA recognition motif domain-containing protein, which translates into the protein MNIYVGNLSYRMSDGELREVFSEFGEVSSARIINDRETGRSKGFGFVEMPDDNAANEAIEALNGKEVSGRNLRVNEARPREPRQPRGDFNRY
- the rbfA gene encoding 30S ribosome-binding factor RbfA; translated protein: MTPEEIKRKRANSILRELIPEALSGLADEQLRGLTVTEVVCSKGRSDADVYLDPTGIDEDEQRVILKKLKKVTRGLEAYCLKAEGWYKSPKFHFKFDQELDRVKRMDELFAKIEKELNG
- a CDS encoding DUF448 domain-containing protein, with the translated sequence MCIHCRGRFLQAQLIRLQCQNNQIQPYQGYGRSFYICHSCINDKKLAKRLAKQCNNKTYLTIELGEHIKEMVANG
- the infB gene encoding translation initiation factor IF-2 — translated: MGKVRIHEIADELGIKSKEVVEKARELGLDVKTASSGVSPEDAQNIVNFVMTGELPASAAPKKSPAPKKEERKKDLTDKKSVKTENINRTSESTSKAGVKKDNDKVKKSKPVSSKFDKKSETKSVNKERSQDSKPKGDKKSTLKEKSSESSSEKSEKRETLGQASAKRRRGIFIVKKKRPKVEPITEAPVIKKSEIGKENRVIAAVDETIAAKKAKKKAKKATPAPSSKETGVKLNLLEDRDIGGVSVDYTTEEIVLPDFSEELRIMEEPKSPSTLKPELPKQKQPVGRRGAQNKGKRSVSRTVPKKRQKKVEKNESAPSIVKIPEDCRVYEFAEKVNRTTGEVIKILFGLGKMVTKNDFLEKDEIEILADEFGVEVETINPLDELDYVSIYDAVEDEYLEERPPVITIMGHVDHGKTSLLDKIRESKVAEREAGGITQHVGAYQVEKDGKKITFIDTPGHEAFTEMRARGAQATDIVIIVVAADDGVKPQTVEALNHAKAADVPMIIAINKIDKPDANPDMVKSQLAELGYMPVDWGGEYEFVEVSAKSGQGIDDLLETIILQAEIMELKANPNRRAKAIVIESSLEKGRGPVATVILKNGTLRVGDNVICGRTFGRVRTILNDLGKQVKELGPSDPGVVVGLGEVPDAGEIMVAMDSDKQVRELAQKRAEYLRQKELSKSTKVTLDELGNLIAEGKIKSLPVIVKADVQGSLEAIKGSLEKLKNEEVKINIIHSGVGGITESDVSLANADENAIILGFNVRPTASIKQKAKQQGVEIKTYSIIYDLIDDVKALLSGLMSPVISEEGIGQAEVRETFTVAKVGTIAGCIVTDGVIRRNAKARLIRDGVVIYDTKISSLKRFKDDVKEVGKGYECGMMLENFNDIKVGDVIEAYEEKEEKATL